The window GCGAAATAATCGTTATGGTGAGGTTGTATCACAGACTTTGTCATATCGTAAGTAACCCAGAGGTTCCCACCAGCCTTACTGGCTAGCCTGTCCAAAAATCCTTACTTTCAAGGTGTTTCATTGCATCATTTCAACACCAAAAACCATGTGAAAATGTTTCAATTACCGAAATTCGAGTGCATCCCTATCCTAAATCCTCTAAAGCTTACTTCTGCTAGAAGTACGTAGAAGAGTGTGGAAAAGCAACCCCCCTTCCACCGCTGGTGTGGAACAAACTTTTTCAACGTTGTCGCCTGATCTGCGGTTTTCAGTGCTTGAAATATTCTGTGGAACAAAAATGATCTCATCACAGCTTTCTAATTCATTTGTCCACATTTTTTGGTGAAGCTATCAAAATCTTATTGAATATTCCACAAAATATCAAACTGAATTCATTTTCACAGTTAAACATTTTACTGGAGTTGTTTCATGTGCCACATTAACCAGCTAAGTAATGTATGCACAAATGTGCTCATTTTGCCCACCCAATAAGTATCTAAATTTAGAATTCCTCATCCCTAATGTGTTAGTCGTAAATGCAAAGGCCTCATGTGGTTTAGCTAATTTTTAAGAAGTGATTAACAACCCCATTTGGTGGGAAGTATTTAAACCTATTCACTTCAACTGACAGTGATAATGACTAATAACTTTGAGATCTGACATTAAATTATCATCTTTTAGTACTGCTGATGGCAATAAATGTcccatccatttggactgggacaTTAAATTGCCTAACGCCTGCATAGTTTTCTCACCGTGTTTTAGTTTGAACAcatcagctgccattgacagcggtaAACGTCCAATGCATTATGGATTAATCTGTTGCAAAaggaagaaattaaaaaaaaaggttttcaaaTTCATAATTTTGCAGGTACGAACATGTCTTTATGTCAGTAATGACAcaatgttgttattatttttatttaggggATTGCAGAGTGTTACAATACTATTGGCATTGGGCTCATCacaacaaaatgcattttaaacacAGTTAaagcgttttttttaatggaatttatGTCTCCCTGTCAATGAATCAAAACTGCATCTATTGCATTAATGTTAGCCAAACACTTCATTTATTAAATTAACGAGTCTTAATGGCAATAGAAAGTTATGTCGGTGAGTCATAAGTGCTTATATGTATGCCAAAGTTCTGTGTGCCCAATATAAAAATAGCTCACTTTTAGAGCAATTTGTTCATCCATCactgccaatggcagccaatgagttaattataCTTCTGGATTTGGCTTGGAGATGCAATGGAGTCTCTATGCAAGCTGAGATAGCTGACATCATTCTCACGGGGGGCCGTGAGCTGACTCAAAGGGTTGAGCCCAAAGTGCCACAGCTGAGCAAACTGTGGCCAATTCCCTCGGAACACTGGCATTGCACTGCATGTCCTTTCAAATCAAGTTTGACAACTACAAAATGCAATATTAATGACGTCTatcgttttgttttttgtttctttttttgcagtgccATCATTTTGATGGATTAAAACCACGTATCGTAACTCAGGAATCTACTTCTTCAtcgtcaaaaagaaaaaatggatgccGTTGACACCTTACAGAGCTCGGCCCCAGAAACCAAAGCTGAAAGGATCGCCCGCTACAAAGCAGAGCGAAGGAGGGAATTGGCTGAGCGCTACGGCGCCCCCGATGAATTCACCTCCAAGTATGTCCGCAGTCGGGATAGGAAATTAGCCGATTCatccaaaaaagaaaactgcGAAGATAACGGGTCTGAGAAAACGTACACCAAAAGAGTCCTGAAGAGTAAAGTTGAGTTGGAAGCCGATGACGAttgcaaaatgaagaaaataaatcacttCAAACTGGAAACGGAAGCTCCGCCTCCTGTCAAGACTTCAAATATCAGGTGAGGTTATAATCAGAGATAATCGATTCCCCCACTTTCTCCaacattcaaataaaatttGGTCTCAAAGTGCCTTGCCATTAAAGACATCTTAGCCACACATCTAGAAACTTGTTTGGTACTTAGAACCAACTTAGTTCTACTTTGTGCAAGTGCTCGTCTTGTGCGATATAGTGAGACAAATCACCAAAATAGCCAGCAGATAGGGCCTAATTTACGCTATCTTGCTCTACTGAAAAGATTCCATATGCCATAATAGCATCATCAATACTCAACAACTCAATAGCGAGCCAATTGGTTCACATTGCCAACCAGATGTGAATAATGCATGTAAGACAAATGGAAATAGCAACACAT is drawn from Stigmatopora nigra isolate UIUO_SnigA chromosome 18, RoL_Snig_1.1, whole genome shotgun sequence and contains these coding sequences:
- the LOC144211965 gene encoding uncharacterized protein LOC144211965 — protein: MDAVDTLQSSAPETKAERIARYKAERRRELAERYGAPDEFTSKYVRSRDRKLADSSKKENCEDNGSEKTYTKRVLKSKVELEADDDCKMKKINHFKLETEAPPPVKTSNIRCLPADDNYDQSKGKDSFI